A segment of the Mugil cephalus isolate CIBA_MC_2020 chromosome 13, CIBA_Mcephalus_1.1, whole genome shotgun sequence genome:
agctctacatcacagagggagggactgcagaggtcaatgatgaacatgaggtcagacagattgaaacagcatccaggaaaccacacagaccagaaacaagcatcagacaagaagacctctttaaagcctcacctggaagacatggatcaatcagaagagtgatgacaaagggagtggctggcattgggaaaacagtcttaacacagaagttcactctggactgggctgaagacaaagccaaccaggacatcctcttcatatttccattgactttcagagagctgaatgtggtgaaagagagaaagttcagcttggtggaacttgttcatcacttcttcgctgaaaccaaagaagcaggaatctgcagctttgaagacttccaggttgtgttcatctttgacggtctggatgagtgtcgacttcctctggacttccacaagactgagatcctgactgatgttacagagtccacctcagtggatgtgctgctgacaaacctcatcagggggaacctgcttccctctgctcgcctctggataaccacacgacctgcagcagccaatcagatccctcctgagtgtgttgacatggtgacagaggtcagagggttcactgaccctcagaaggaggagtacttcaggaagaggttcagagatgaggagcaggccagcaggatcatctcccacatcaagacatcacgaagcctccacatcatgtgtcacatcccagtcttctgctggatcactgctacagttctgcaagatgtgttggaaaccagagagggaggagagctgcccaagaccctgactgagatgtacatccacttcctggtggttcaggccaaagtcaagaaggtcaagtatgatggaggagctgagacggatccacactggagtccacagaacaggaagatgattgagtctctgggaaaactggcttttgatcagctgctgaaaggaaacctgatcttctatgaatcagacctgacagagtgtggcatcgatatcagagcagcctcagtgtactcaggagtgttcacacagatctttaaagaggagagaggcctgtaccaggacaaggtgttctgcttcgtccatctgagcgttcaggagtttctggctgcagtctacatgatccactgttacaccaacaggaagacagaggagctgcaggacttcctgggaGGAAACTACAATAACTCACCTCTGGATGAGTTTCTGAAGAGAGTCATGATTaaatccctggagagtaaaaatggtcacctggacctgttagttcgcttccttcatggcctctctctggagtccaaccagagactcttaggaggtctgctgggtcagacagggaacagtccagaaatcatccagagaaccatcaacaacctgaaggagatgaacactgataaaatctctcctgacagaagcatcaacatcttccactgtctgatggagatgaacgacctctcagttcatcagaagatccaagagttcctgaagtcagagaaaagatcagagaaggaactctctgatatccactgctcagctctggcctacatgctgcagatgtcagaggaggttctggatgagttgaaCCTGGATCAGTACAGAACATCAGaggagggacgacggagactgatcccagctgtgaggaactgcagaaagtttCGGTGAGTCCTGATGTGATCATCAACAGAATCAATCAGTGGAGATCAGTAGTTTAGTTCTTCACAcgttctcattcttcttcaggGTTCCACTTGTTCTCTGCAAACATTACAGTCAGTTGTATTTAGTCCCagatgttctccagctgtttaaagctgttcttctctttatttctaaTCCTTATTACATTTgactcttttatttctatttcattataTTCACTGTGAATATTCACATGTTCACTGAGCTCAACTAAAAAGATCCAGAGTCCATTAACCAGTGAagacagtccagatgtttgtctcatCCAGATGTCCTCATGATGGATCAGatccactgacagactgtggacAGTCTGGAAGCCTCAATGTAACTCAGTCTTGTCTCCATTCATCTAAACAAAGGtctgagagagatgatgacaatgattgtttcctgtcaaacacagtcagagaagatgagctcaaccactgatgtggagacaaaatgtccaacaggaTGTGTCCAACTGTCCACTCATCAACACATCACCTtcatagaaatgtcttcttccattataacacattttatttatttgtctcattacAGACTTGTTAGATGTGAATTgtcagagagtcactgtgaagtcgtggcctcagctctgaagtccaacccctcccatctgaaacatctggacctgggCCACAACATCCacaaggattcaggagtgaagcatctgtctgctggactggagagtccaaactgtaaactggagactctgaggtcagttttcatttcttttcttctcaggcttctgaagaatggagatccagtttagatgagttctcttgtcaggactgtcagatagaaaaggagctgaaagagatgaaatgaaggagcatcatgttcctgaacatcagcaggtatctcctcagtcatcggtggtgggtctgatcacaaaccacatcaagtccagtcttcacatgtgttgacattaacagagttcttggtgtcactgatcattctttctgtccatactgtctgtggacaaatccccttatagtctgactccaatcagaccagatggaggacaacatccacagtgtagttgtgttgtgttgatcttcaactcatcttgttcttcagcacatccagtcagtatcagtttgtgtttccacagtgtttcctgctgagctgcagtggagggacaggaactcaaagaggaactttgattagtgtcagtcagactgctgaagtttcatattagtgtcagctcaacagtggagttgtgttaggaagagaccacttcacagtcagtgtggacagcaggaatctcaacaactctggaatcagtccatatgacatttgactgttgttggaagacacacttgaacatgtcaacttgtcctttaacatttgaatgacacaaacctACTGAGACACcaaatccaggaagaagaaggtcctggaatcaaagaactaatcaacagtttgtagtccaacatgtgtgaggagatattgatcctgtaatgaggtcagcagcatcttattgatctgtgttgacatcaatagttgaatgttgtgctgacgtttggatgatgtctgtagaagtcAATATATCTAATGCAGTCGTCAATTTCTATGCTGATGGCACTGTTACTTAGTTTTGACCAGTTACAGTCTGCTTTTAACGCTGTGCAGCTTACTTGCAATGTCCTAAGTTGGTTTTAAATGCCACTGTAGAAAAGGCCTCAAAGTTACTGTATATATTGCTGCTGAGCAAGTTACCACCTGAGCACAGCGACCGACCCACGGGAGGCAGCCGAGTCCTGCTGAAAGTTGTTAAGGTTTACATCCACTATGGTGGCTGAACGCTCCACATCTACACCATATTGGATGACAGTTCTCAGAAAACTATGCTGCTGCCGGGTGCAGCAGAGAAGTTGGGAGTGCGAGGACCTCTAGAGGGCTTACCTCTGCACACCATCAGACAGAAGGTCCAGTTACTCCAAGGTGCATCTGTGTCATTCTCCATTTCTTCCCCCTCAAAGCCAAAGATCAAGTTCAAGAATTCAGGTGCAATCACCACAACTCGCATCCAAGTGACTGGTCATTGCTGCCATTCACACAAAGCTGGGTTGGACACTACAGGGCCTGGCTAGTGTAGTCCGCCACCTTGCCCAACCGCAGCAGTGGCTCTTCACGGAGGTCGCATCCCAGGTGAACAAGTTGATGAGGCACGTTGAGAGGCTATGGCAGGTCGATAATGTTCCATTGTCGTCATTCAAAGCAAAATCAGGAGGCCATCAGTATCCAAGACCACCAGAGAACAGGTCGAGGGCACACTCCGTTATGCCACCCCACTGCTGTGCCGGAGGAATATGCCGCTCCTCCAGGCAACCGAAGCAGCTGTCATGCCCACCCTGCGGGGCGTGGAACGGTGATTGGCCAGAGATCCTGCACAGGCTGCTGTCTACAGAGTAGAGATGGAGAAGTGGATCAAGGGAGGCTCTGTCATTAAGTGTCCAGCTGAGGGAGGTTGAGAGGCTTGGTACATCCCCCACTATATGGTCAGTCATAATGGTAACAATAGAATGGTCTTTAACTGTTCCTATCAGTACCGAGGACAGAGCCTTACCGATTACCTGTTCCCTGGGCTGACTTTAGGAGCATCGCTCTAGAGTTGCTCCCATGTGGTCCCACTCCATGTCCAGATTAGAACTTTGTGCTGACCTTACCAGGGCACAGCTCACACAGGTTCTAAGCAGAGAGTTCACACTCAACATTGACCAGATGATCCTGTGGTCTGATACGACAACTGTGCCGATCTGGTTGAAACCTGAATCCTGCCAATTCAAGGTCTTTCTCAGCACCCGCATGGCCGAGATTTAGGAGTTGACCGATGGGCAGGTTTGGAGACATGTTGATTCAGCAAGGAACCCTGCAGATGATGTGACCCGAGGGAAAGGACTGAGAGAGCTTAACCAATACAACTCCTGGAGGGAACTGCTGGAGGCTACAGCGCAGGAGTTGCACGGGGCGGCCAACGTTAAGGGTCACATTACTGCTGAGGATTATCGCCAAGCTGACCAGTTGATCCTTCAGAGAGCTCAGATGGATAGCTTCCCACAAGAGTACGGCTTGCTGAAAGTGGGGAAGTCAGTCCATAGAAGTAGCTGATTTCTCACTCTATCTCTGGAGGTGGATGAGAGCAGAGAGTTCATCCATGTGGGAGGACGTCTCCATAGATCAGAGGACCTGGAGCCAACCTAGGTCAGCCAGGACCCAAGCCATCCAGATACTAAGCTTCTGATTCACGACGTTGACATCCAACTCCATCACCCAGGTCCAGAACGGGTGTTTGCTGAGCTTCGCCACTCTTTCTGGATCCTGTGTGGGCTTGAGGCAGTTCGGCTCCACCAGTACGACTGCGCAGACTGTCAGCACTGGAGAGTCAAACCAGCTGTACAGAAGATGGCCGACCTTCCATCAGCCTGTTTGCACCTGTTCAAGCCTGCTTTTTACTCGACGGGGATGGACTGCTTCGTGCCCTTTAGTGTCATACCAGGCCGGCGGCGTGAGAAGAGATGGGCAATCATCTTCAAGTACCTTACCACCAGGGCCGTGCACCTCgaccttctttctctctctttggcgATTCATCGCCCGCAGAGGCCCTCTGGGTTATGTGTCTTCCGATGCCAGCGACCTGCACTGAGTTACTCCCAATGTTCTTCTGATGGGGTGGCCGGATGAATCCTTACCTCAAGTCGTCTACCCAGGGAGTGAGCTCGTCAGTTGCTGTCGCTGGAACCACTCACAAGTTCTAGCTGATCACTTCTGGGACTGTTTCATCCAGCTCTATGTGCCAAGTCTTCAAGCTCGCCAGAAGTGGGAGGCTTCACCAGCTGACATCGTTCAAGAATGTGTGGTGATGATCGCTGATCCACCACTTCCCAGGGCCCTGTGGCCCATAGGGAGAGTGATCAAGACTCATCTGAGCCCTGATGTGCACATTCGGTCGGCTGATGcgaaagggttagggttagggaccagctctgaagtccaacccctcccatctgaaacatctggacctgagttacaacaacctgaaggattcaggagtgaagcagctgtgtggttttctggagagtccagactgtagactggagactctggggtcagttattattagtttactgaattgggacaatgcacgttaatcaacattgatgcattagtcatcagtgtaaatgcgctGGATTTAGCACAAAAGCTAATTTTCAGCATAGTCCCAAGATAACACAGACATAGAAGACtataaaacaacaatcatacaacaGACAATTAGAGAACCAGACACAATCCGACAGGCATTCCAAAATATTTGTTGAGGTGCAAACAAGACTGCTTAAACCAGTGAGATACAGGTGTCTGTGCTGCTGATCATGTTGCagcagcttcttgttttgtttttgcatggacATATAGTTCgatatcatcagcataaagttgCAGACTGACATTTGGGAAAACGTTAATTTACATAGACTGAATGGAGTGGGTCTGAGAATGGAACCTTGGGGTACACCAGTGGAGTAGCTGAGGTGACATTGAGTTTTCAATCTgcacagtgtgttttctgtttgacagACATGATCTCATCCAGCAGAGTGCTCCATCTGAAAAGTTAAAGAGTGGGAGGCTTCACCAGCTGACATCGTTCAAGAATGTGTGGTGATGATCGCTGATCCACCACTTCCCAGGGCCCTGTGGCCCATAGGGAGAGTGATCAAGACTCATCTGAGCCCTGATGTGCACATTCGGTTGGCTGATGCGAAAGCGACAGAAAGGGATTACACCCGGCAGGTTGCCAGGCTGGTTGTCCTCCCTGCACTTCCATCTGAAGAAGATGAGGACAATTCCCCTCCTATGATCTCATCCCAACCATAGACCTTGTTGCCTTCATTGATGAGCAAATGTATTATATACATTTGGGGGCGGCTGTAGAAAAGGCCtctatattgttgttgttagacATGTCAGATATTTTAGATATAGTGTTGATTGATATGGGATATGGGTCCCCTGCTGAGCTTATATCGTAATTGACTGCATTCGGTCGGCACAGTGTGTGTGGCCACAATGAATGACGAGACAGAAGTGAGTAGTGAACGTTGGGTCGTCGGGTCATGCTACGGcgattggtgtgtgtgtgaatgaagcatgtaagtgtgtgtgtgtatgttgaaAGTGTTGGATGTCTTTGCTGCATTAGTGGACATTTTGGCCGTATAATGCGGGGTTTTAACGCTCACAGTGCTGTGGCCGTATATGCTAGTTAtgactgcactgcactgcacttATACTAACTAATCCTCCGACCGACAGATATGGTGTCACATGATATGCCCGTGTTTACCAATCGTTATCATGTCGGTTATTTAGCACAATGCTGCGCACAGTGTTGTGTTAATAATGAGAGGGATTTATGATGTTGTTCATATGTGTTGATCTGATCTTGATGTGCTGGTTAGCTAATATATTTTCAGAGCTGTAATTGTGTTGGTGCTCATGctcttttatgtttattgaatCTGATTTAAGTGGTTTGATTTATTAATGAacactcattcatttatatatttgtcatttgtgttttgaatCACAGAACAAATTGCCTGTAAGGAGAATATAAAACaggatcagaaacattcatcagCCTCCTCTTTATTGATTCTCTGAAGAGTGGCTAAAAGTGGTGTCCTGGCCGACACGCCGAAGCAGACTCTGTGATAACCCCCTGAACCAGTTACATATACCTAGAGTCTCCACTATAGCcatcaaattaaaaatcatGGTTTTCTCAAAAGCTCCTTATTTGAACGGAAATCCATCGACTGTTAAAACTACTCTAGGTAGTATTTGGGTGCCTGTCAGGTGAAGGAcgtgaggacccaaatgcaggaagGATGAGATAAGGATGAGGCAGGGGATCGAGAGAAAAGCGACAGCAAACGCGACAGCAAACAAGGGAAAGACCgagctatatatacacacaggggcagagagatgatgagacacaggtgagagaAAAAAGGACAATCACATGgagagaaaccaataagcaatcaagggacAACATGAGGAAGCACAACAGACAAGAActcaagaaacttaacaaaataaaacaggaaactcaaaatatAATAAGACAGCATTCAATGACATTGAAAacctggttaaaaaaaactcaggcTAAAACTTGGTTTCTACTATAGATTTTGCTTCTGTCCCTTGAAAAAGAAATTACGATCTCAATGGGATTTATCTGATTaaacaaaggtttaaaaaataaaaaatgaaatcaagacACATTTGAGACCTCAACACAGCTGATTGATCATCACACATTAcatcttttgttctttattcagattgagttggtgcagtttgtcagagatgagatgtgaatctctggtctcagctctgaagtccaacccctcccatctgaaacatctggacctgagtggaaataagctgaaggattcaggagtgaagcagctgtgcgtttttctggagagtccagactgtagactggagactctgaggtcagttcactgtctgttactgttgtagatctgatatgtttaatcaccaactgaatctaattcatgttcacaaTAGGGATGGCTGAAAAAGAAATTATCACGACAAATTTTGCCATTCAGGCCAAAAGTGTAATACATGTTTTTGACAATCTGTCACTACATTCTGTCTTGAGATCTCTAAGATGATACTGACCAGTTAGAGTCATTCTATGACTTACTTTGCTTATCATGTGGAATGGACTGACTGAATGTGCGGCAGTCCTCTTGTCGTCCTTAACActgcctgttttatttttatttagtctggTCTCATGCGGGTCTTCCTGTCAGTTGTCCCAGATATTTGTATGTCGGATTTGTAACCCAGAGGGAGTGAATTTTTGAAACAGACAGATGACTACAAGAGATGTTCTTGTGTCTAAGGGCCCCGTTAGAGATTGCCTTGGAAGAAATACCAAGAGAATCTGCTAAATTTGCTCTGATTAAAGCAAAAGCAGGCctaattcattaaaatgacGTGTGCATCAGGGATTGTCTTAATTGCATTTGATCTATTTGTTTTCTGGTAAATTCATAGACATTTAAACTTATAAAATCTTGTTTCAGATTACAGACAAGATGTTAATTTCGTTCAGATTCAGTTTATCTGCCATGCCATCAGGCGTTTGTGCCACCTGCTAGTGTCAGTCGAGTTGTTAAAGCGACCTCTGTCACTTTCCAAGCCTTTTTGAGTTTGGCAGCTCTGACATTGCAAGCTAAATAACTGAAGACAAATCCAAGACAAATCCGATCCTTAttatgtttgatttattttgttaagttgatgcttcattcctggtcaacacacacagatgagaccatgtgttcagatgcaggtgtttgaggtgtgtttagtgtctgagcttcctgctgtttcatcatcattcagtcacatttcatttggagtcaaacctgctgtgatccatgtatcagtccattctctctgaaccacagctgctggaaggagctcacacacctcacactgtcacatattactgtctgtagaagacatgatggagatccacaataacacaaggacaaagtcactcagacatggagaggagatttaatctacatcttttattctttattcaggttgaagagctgcagtttgtcagagatcagctgtgattctctgggaccagctctgaagtccaacccctcccatctgaaacatctggacctgagttacaacaacctgaaggattcaggagtgaagcagctgtgtggttttctggagagtccagactgtagactggagactctggggtcagttatTATTAGTTTACTGTTTTGGGACAATGCAcgttaatcaacattgatgcatTAGTCATCAGTCTAAATGAAAGTTTGATTGGATTGTTAATTTGTACCATTACTTTTGGTGCCATAAAAAGCAGGAGGCAAATGGACAAACTGTTGTAAGTCTGACACCGCTGACCTGATTCGGATGTAAATACCCACAaattaaagcacatcttgtttgtttcatttcaaatccactgtggtgttgtgtagagccaaaaagaggagaaatgtgaTGATGTTCCAATATTTGTGGACCTGACTGTAACCTGGTCTAGGAGTCCAGCCACAGATGTGCCAACATTCCTCTTCTAAAACAATATGACTAGATGTGTTATACATAGTGGTCCGTAAGTACATGGTCGAGGGTTCATTGTTGCTGCCTTAGTCCCATTTTCTGTTCCGAAGTGAGTTCTTCATCTCATTGGAGTTTTACTGTTTGATGTACTTTATTTTGCGTGTATCCAGGTTGTAAAGCAGTAATTTGTGTGAAAATATCATGGCATGCAACAGTCTTTTTACTGTTGAGGTGCAAACAGGACTGATTAAGCCAATGAGATACAGGTGTCAGTGCTGCTGATCATTTTGCAGCagctccttgttttgtttttgcatggacATATAGTTcggtatcatcagcataaagttgCAGACTAACATTTGGGAAAACGTTAATTTACATAGAGACTGAATGGAGTGGGTCTGAGAATGGAACCTTGGGGTACACCAGTGGAGTAGCTGAGGCGACATTGAGTTTTCAATCTgcacagtgtgttttctgtttgacagATATGATCTCATCCAGCAGAGTGCTCCATCTGAAAAGTTAAAGAGGGACAGTTTGAAAGGAGAATGTCATTTAATGAGTCAAAAGCTCCTTTCAAGTCCAAGAAAACAGCTCCTGCATAATCCCCATGATCCAGAAAACCTTGGATGTTctcatgaaaataataaatcactgtcTCGGTTGAGTGGTGTTTACAAAATCCAAACTGCGCTGGATGGAGTGGGTTATGCGCATTATTGAAGTGATCTGTTAACTGCAGTGCAATCCATTTCTCTGCCAGTTTTGAAATGACTGGCAAAATAATTCAcggtctgttactgttgtagatctcatatgtttaatcaccaactgaatctaattcatgttcatccagaactttcctccatgaatctgtaaatgtcctttagttcaagacgagtgtttgtagaagaaactgtagaaaatgttaaagtcaatgaagcttaaaggctgttaggacacagtgatgttgagcTGCACTTTTAAATCCTGAACACatgattgaattattcatgatttaatctgtatcttttattctttattcagatcgagtctctgcagtttgacagagatcagctgtgattctctgggaccagctctgaagtccaacccctcccatctgaaacatctgcacctgggtggaaacaacctgaaggattcaggagtgaagcagctgtgtggttttctggagagtccagactgtagactggagactctgaggtgagactccatgttttctttgtgtgctgagatgaatatgatggtaaagttgtggtgactctaaactgCAGACACcgggctgatattctactgatccacactgaggatctccCGGTGAAGATGGCACCAGTATGTTTGGCTCGTCGGTCGCGTCGATCGCATCAAACGCTGCTGGTTTTATTGTTTGCTTTCGCCTTGTTCAGCTGTGTCTGTTGTCCGAATATTTCGGCTCAACTTATTTATGATCGCCAAACTCTTCTAAACATCCGAGACTCTGCTGAGACGGAACTCAGGTCACTCAGACTCAGACACGATCTGGTGGACTGGACCGCAAATCTCCCTCCCCAGCTGGCGGATATCCCAGCTCACCTGCTCTGTACACCTTGCGCCCTTCCCCAGAAGAAGCGAAGAGGCGAAGAAGACGAGGGGAACGGGGCGGTGTGCAGGTGGAAACAAGGCTTACCTGTCGTTTTCCTGTATGTCCGATCCTTGACTCCGACTTGAGGGTCTTTGTTACTCCTCTGCTGTTAGATGTTCACTGCAACTCAAGAGTCCCTGTATACGAGCTGTAGTTCCCAGCCCCCCTCCGACCTGACGTTGTCTCCTGGCCCGCGAATGATCTCTTCACCTCCGGGCCTGCTACCGATGCAAAGATACTCTTCTCCCGGTCTAAGGCTGGCGCCCAGTCCGCTGCTCCTCCCTGCTGTTTCACCCGGACCCCTGATGGCTCCTGCCTTCCTTGGCCTGACGACGGTGTGTCTTCCTGGACACCACCGAGCACGCAAAGGCGGTGTTGAGCACACAGACCTCCGCCCGCTGAGACGTGCCGCGGCATCGACCACCGTGACTCGCCAGGTCACACCGAAGATAGCTTTGAAAAATGCTAGATCGCTAGCAAATAAACGtttctttttaatgatttttccaCATCTCATGAGTTGGATTTTATGTGCCTGATGGAGACGTGGATACATGCTGGTGAGAAATTCTCCCTCCTGGCTGTACCTTTCTTAGCTCTCCGCGGACCTCCGGAAAGGGTGCTGGTGAAGCTTGTGTGTATAAATCCGGCTTCCACTGTCGGCAGATTCCATCTGTCACCTTTTCCCGTTTTGAGCTGCAGCTCAATTGCTCTCCTCCCTCGTTGTTTGCAGTGGTGTACCGTCCTCTGAAACATAACAAGGAGTTCATACAGGATTTTGAAAATTTCCTCTCCGGTGTTTTGGTTGACTATGAACATGTTTTAATTCAAGGTGATCTGAACATCCATGTGTGTTGTAAGACCAAACCTCTGATACAAGACTTCCTATCTCTGATTGACTCTTTTAACCTAACCCAGTTGGTTTCTGGCCCAACACATGAAAAAGGTCACAGTTAGACCTGGTGCTGTCTCATGGGGTGCCTGTCTTCGTCGAGAAATCTGTAGCAGTGCTTGCATTTCTGATCACCTGCCCATTTTGTCCTCTGCTATTAAGATAGTACTtcattgatccccattggggaaattcaaaattgTACCCTATTGTACTCTGCTCTGTTGTTGAAACTCATCTTGCTCATCGTCGTTACCGTGTTATAAACGCAGACAGTACACTGATGTTTTCCATGGCTTTCAATGAGTTTGTAATCTCACCTATGGATGAGCTTGGTTCTCTGGGTCCTGAAGAGCTAGTAGCTCtctttgatttaaaatgtactaGCATCCTTGACTCTATTGCTCCTATCAGGAGCAAATCCTCCAAGGCCCCTTCTGAACCATGGATAAATGACTCTATCCAAGCTCTCAGGCGCTCCTGTAGGCGTGCTGAAAGGAGGTGGAAGAAGGACAAGCTATACGTATCATGCAGGGCTGTTTAATGAAATATCAGAATGCTGTTAAAGCTGCCAAAGCTGGCTACCTCTCAAATCTCTTCTCAAACAACATCGACAGGCCAAAGGTTTTGTTCAATGTTCTAGACTCTTTTGTAAACCCATGCACCACTGATCCCATTTTGCCATCACCTGCTCTCTGTA
Coding sequences within it:
- the LOC125018501 gene encoding NACHT, LRR and PYD domains-containing protein 3-like; this encodes EKFQCVFEGIAKAGNSTLLNEIYTELYITEGGTAEVNDEHEVRQIETASRKPHRPETSIRQEDLFKASPGRHGSIRRVMTKGVAGIGKTVLTQKFTLDWAEDKANQDILFIFPLTFRELNVVKERKFSLVELVHHFFAETKEAGICSFEDFQVVFIFDGLDECRLPLDFHKTEILTDVTESTSVDVLLTNLIRGNLLPSARLWITTRPAAANQIPPECVDMVTEVRGFTDPQKEEYFRKRFRDEEQASRIISHIKTSRSLHIMCHIPVFCWITATVLQDVLETREGGELPKTLTEMYIHFLVVQAKVKKVKYDGGAETDPHWSPQNRKMIESLGKLAFDQLLKGNLIFYESDLTECGIDIRAASVYSGVFTQIFKEERGLYQDKVFCFVHLSVQEFLAAVYMIHCYTNRKTEELQDFLGGNYNNSPLDEFLKRVMIKSLESKNGHLDLLVRFLHGLSLESNQRLLGGLLGQTGNSPEIIQRTINNLKEMNTDKISPDRSINIFHCLMEMNDLSVHQKIQEFLKSEKRSEKELSDIHCSALAYMLQMSEEVLDELNLDQYRTSEEGRRRLIPAVRNCRKFRLVRCELSESHCEVVASALKSNPSHLKHLDLGHNIHKDSGDSGVKQLCGFLESPDCRLETLGLSWCSLSEMRCESLVSALKSNPSHLKHLDLSGNKLKDSGVKQLCVFLESPDCRLETLRLKSCSLSEISCDSLGPALKSNPSHLKHLDLSYNNLKDSGVKQLCGFLESPDCRLETLGSSLCSLTEISCDSLGPALKSNPSHLKHLHLGGNNLKDSGVKQLCGFLESPDCR